Genomic DNA from Schistosoma haematobium chromosome 1, whole genome shotgun sequence:
CTAATCAAATTGTTCGAAGTGTATTACACACATATATTACATAGTTCCGATGAACTTTATCTTCTCATTTTATCGcctaaatttatcaaagggactgtTTCAAGATTTAGAAAAGATAGCCGAAAACTCCCAAGATGTCACGTAAAACAGAAAGTTTGGAATTGACTGTTATTGTTTGCTTATTTTTAATCACTAGATAGCATACTTGTTACTCAATGGTACCtgcaaaatattacaaaaagaaTTATTCATGTCAGTAGTCATGGAGTAAAAATTTTACGTTTGTCGTAAATCAGTCCGATTGGAAAAGTCCATCATCAATTTGTTGTCTTTAACGCGACATTAGTATCCGTTATTCATCTCATATTAGCTAGCAGGGTAATTCtcaagtgatatatatatatatatatatatatatatatatatatatatatatatatatattactttcaCGAAAGCCGAGATCACCGTAAAAACTAATTGAATAGTTAACAAATTAAAAAGATATTAAAATTAGTTTACAAAAAAGTATTCAACGGTATAATTGAATATTGTTAACTGAAGCAACATAGATCAATCCACATCACAAAAGGAAATCCATGGTGAATGcaataaataacatatttttgttAGCAGATATATATTTTATCTAATATGAAGACAATACAAATGTGAAAAGTTAAATGAATAAAGCATATAGAACGTAAATAATCATTGATAATATGAATATTCAGAAGATTAATATATTTCGAGGAAAATGCTTGTGTTGAAAGACATTACCAATCGAGAGCCTTTAGAAATTCATCTTCTGTGATTTGTAAGCACTTAGAGGCTTCGATTAGCATCTGGAAAAAGAAGCACACAACAATAATATGGACAATATAAATATGAAAGGAAAAGAATCTAATTGGCTTCAATAACACACTACAAATATTCATTTGAACAGAAAGAATTTCATGCACTAAACGACTGACATCTAAATATTTTTAGGCTATTAgagtataaaataaaaaagtcTTGCTTATTGTACAAAAAACCATCATGAATATGCAGTTTATTCAGGTAAGGTTATCTAACCACTAGCTCAATAAAATGGACAGGTTATTGTATTACTTTTGATAACAAAGGTAAATTATGATTACATTTCAAACTCAAAATAATGGGAAAAATGAGAGAAAATTTAAGTAAATTAGATTAGATTTGAAAAAATTGTTCTAGAGTTCATTAAGTTTATCATCAGTTAAAACTGAGCATTAAACTCCGTAGGCTTGTGCACCATGTGATGCAAATGTATTATAACCCTTATCATTTACCCATCACTTTAAATTTGCATAAAGCCGATAACGAACCATAGCTGGATGTGCTACTTGTTGGTTGCACGAATACACAAATGACAACTTAAAGCACTGATAAATAGAGGATGATATAACACTGTGGCATACCACAATGCTTGGTAAGGCATAAGAAACTAGGTAGGAGATAAAAAGAACTGACAGTGGTTTCAGCAGTAAAAGATAGGAGGAAGGGGAAATTTAAACATAACAAAATATGTTCACGAAGCAAATGTTTCTatctattcaaataaataattatactcTTACTTTTTGTCTGCGCAATATATCGATCAATTTCATTTGCTTTTTAAATGTTGAAATTAACTCGGATTTTTGCTTTTCTAACCGTTTATTTTCAGCCATTAAATCATCCATATTATGACGCATAGATCCAACGCTCTCACGTGTAGATGAACGGACCTTCTCTAATTCAGCTTTATAACGGTCAGATTCTTCAATTGCACGATTAAGACGTGTAGTCAAAGATTTGATTTCGAGAACTTGCTGATCAGAATTACGTTTAAGTGAATCATAATCCTGTTTAAGATAAACGAAATTCAGTTGGTTTTAGTATGATGAAATAGAAGTCCAACAGGTATGTGAATGAGTACATAACAATTAAACTTCTACCTGAAATTTGTACttatgatatcgttcagaagaacgatgaaagctccacgaccaaaccatccagctcagagaacaaaactccatcaaaaagagGTATATAGTTTTGAAGTAGTCGGGAATAAAACTTAAATAATACGTTCGAAACATTAATAAAACTGTTTATAGTTCATGTTTGTCGTTAGGTTCatgttaaatattatatttttattattactaacagTAGTACAAATAAGGGAATTTTGTgcgtttatatcattatttttagtttAGATTACCTAGTGTCCGAAACCTCATAACTagtcacacaaacacaaaccTATTAAAAAGAAAGACTCAAGCGGAAGTTAGAAGAAAATTACAGACAATGGGGATACTACAGAACGCTGGTTACAAATAACTCCATGAATACATAAACCCAAAAAGTTATCCCCCATCAAAATTCACAAATGCACACAACATACTCATGAGTAGCTAAATACATCTGCATGAAAATTCAAAAAGACACACAAGGCTAGGTAGAATGTTTTACAAAATGAATCGATTTTGAAACCACAGAAGACGCACCTTGATCTCGTTATGCTAGCCTACGTTATGTTTGTATGTTGTTCCGAAAGAATTTTTAATCACTGCTTCAGAATATCTAATAATACAAGAACTATTTCACTAATTAAACAAGACGTACTTTCTTCCGAAAATACACGGACCAATGAATAGATGAATAACTGAGAAAATGTTGACCTGAAAATTTTAGGCATTATCATCGCGAACCAGCACATTTTGTTTCAGTTCAAATTAGTAGCTAAGTATCAGCTTTTGAAATTGATTTTGTGTAGGCGTCAGTGATACTTTGTAGATGCCTACATTGACAGTAGGACGAAGTTTAAACTGCTCATACAGTGGTAACAAGTTAAGCGTTTAAACGAAAAAGCTGTCACTTGATATATCTACTCTAAAATTTGCCTTTTATTAAAACTCTATACAAACGATATCACATAATGATGTAAAATGTATCTTAATTGATTAGTCTGCATAAGATCATAGGAAACAAAAACGAAGCAAAGCACAACTATGAAACATTAACTGGATAATAATATACCTTCTTGTAATTAGTCTTCTCTGTCTCTAGTTCATTACAGTGAACGCGTGTTTCGCCCaagctttttttcattttctctaACTGAGATGAATGTGCAGATGTGACTCGATGTAACCGATTACGTTCTTCTTCCAGTTCTTGCATACGACTTTTCATTCGAACAATTTCATCATTCTgaaatgaagatagacattTGCCcgagaataaaacaaaaattaacgTAGAACAAAAGATCATAAAATTATAGAGACGAGACAAACAGAATCAAGAAGGTGACATTTAAGCTTTTGTGGCGAATTTAAATATCACGTGTAACGAACAGTAGAAATATCTTCATATTGTGCTCAGAACGTTTAATATAATAATTCAGTTTCTGCGATTATAGAGTAAGAATAATATTGCTAAACTTACCAAACTCAGTTCTTTCTTAGTAGACTGAAAGTAACAAACAACTCGACACTATACCTAAGCTCTCAACACTTTATccttaaaacaaatattaatttactgacattatattttatggacaaaccaatcagatagcAATTATTAGATTTTTGtgagaaatttattcatatCCAAATGCCTAAAAATCAGTTCTGTTTTATGGTTGATAGAAGCCCGTACTGAAAACATCTCGATCCTCACCATAAATATACAACCCTGACCAAGAAAAATGTGGGGGGACTCTTAAGAATCTATTTCAGTCCCTATAAGGGATTGAAGAGACGGATAATCGAAATCCACAAGGACGActttatgtttttttattacCAGGTAGATTAACCTGTAGAAGACTTCTACAAATTCAATAAATATGTACAATCTGCTTACATTTTGTAGTATCATTGTCTTCGTTTTCATAAACTACGCACTTACAAAAGCGGTTTTCTGATAGACTAAGAACTGGTTGGAAACACGTTGCGGTTTTTTAGGTCATCTCTATACCATAATCACCCGAAATATTTGCTAAATACACTCTAGTCATAccaaataatgattttttgaaGACAGTGAGGTATAGGAAATGACACTGAATATACACAAAAAGTAAAATAATCCGAGAAAATGCTATGATGCATGGTAATGAACGAACTAATATTAACAGTGATCACTAAGGTACCAAACAGATTGGTAACGTAGATAGTTGGTAACCGTATTGCTTATTTTACACGTTTGCTAGCAGTGCTATTTCTAACGGGATATAAAAttattcagttaattataaAGAATGTATAACTGGGCAAAGATGTACACCAATACAAGTTACCACGACAAATCAGAACAGCGAGAGGAATTTGAAAGTAATAGAAAGAATTCAAAAAACAGTATGATCAACAATAAGAAAAGATCATACAGTTTGAAAAGAAAGATTGAGCTTGTGGAGTACAAAGTATGAAATAATGTTGGAAATCAAAATccaagggaagacaaagaacgGATGCATGTGCCGCACTGGAACCAATATTAGACGTATCACCTAAGACCTACAATCACCGAAAACGAAGTAAACCATAGGTTGACAACAGCTACATCTATCCCTCATGTTTTGATATTTGAGCTTACATTAGAGGCAACAGTGCTTGCAAATAGATATATTGTACAGCAATTACCAAGATCTGTTTAGGATAATCAGAATTCGTCAACCACCAACTCATCAGAGCCGGTGATGCTTTTAAAATAAGTGAGGTGGTCAACGCATCCAACTACTTTATCGAGTATGATCATTTTCGAACGATCGATGAAGCCATTGGAGAATGGTTGATCGTATGAATAGTAAGTAATGTTAGGAAGTGAAAAAGAAAGCTGATTGCGATGAATTAGAGTGCTGTTACAGGTATTATAGTTGGAATGAGCGATCtaggtagatgcagactacttggttagggtcgGCGCAACTATCGTAACCGGTGTTTGGAGACGTTGGATGAAATGACTCAGAATTATTCGTAATGGAGCATTCACTTTTAGTCTTCTTCAGACGCTGCGTCCCATAATGTCATACTCTTTTACTCCTTACTGTACTTCATCTTTTCTACTACTAATGATACTTTTACGACCTCTATCCTGGAATTTGTCTCGCTGTGCTTATCTaatgtgacaacttgaaccgatgcacatataaATAATATTCCACGGTGCATATGAGTAGCTGATCAGAGGTGAGAGGGCAGTTGTCATTTCCCAGTCGATAATATCATGTAAAGATACTTCCTTCTGaacaatttacaaaatatcctAAAATTCAAAATTACAGCTGACAACGGCCTATTCTCTGTCCCATTACatctaaccagaaaaaaaagtaaaaaataaacactaaatacTGTAAGTTACTaaaacaaatcaatgataaaggTGTAGATTATATGAATAACTAAGGGATACTGAGATATTGGAGACCATCTGTTGATGATAATACCCGAACCAGTACTTCCACATTTTGTTTAAAGATTGACGTTTGATGGTAGGATTTGGATTATCCTGCTACTGACATTTTAACTGAAATCTGACGAGCTTTAGTAAGCATgcatgcatcctgtgcgaactgcttcaataaaattattatcgGACAAGTTTATATAGATGGACTGTAGTTGTAGTTCAATCCAGGACAAGCATTTCGTCCTATAGGAGACACGTCCTCTGGATCCCAGAGTCAGTGCTTtttccgagactcgaacccagtacattccgctttaaacgccatcgcgttatcaaTAAAGGAATAACCCAAAACTATATCAACTTGAATTAAGACTCATAGTTGCTGTAAAAGTTAGTGGTTACtaggactcagtagccaagtgGACAACGCGATTAAGTTTTAAGCAAACGGTACTAGGCTCGAATCTtgaagtgaaaatcaactctgggatatAAGCCTACCCAGCCGACGAGCCATTAAGGGACGAAACGCGTCTTAGGTTCCACTGTTGGCCATAGTCCATCTATATAAAAATGTTGGTAAGACATATTTTAAATTCGGTAGCTTTCAAGGGAAGCATAATATTTCGAAACGACTCTCTAGACAGATGCACTGCAAAAAGCTACGATTTTATACCATAAATCCAGATGATAGAAAATTAAACACCGTAACTGCACTAAAAATAAGATAAACTGGTAGGTACTGAGAAAATCCTCTTACATATAATCCAGGAAATCCCAAATATTTAGGTATGAAATAACACCTTAATCCTGCGTTTATTCTCGAGGGTAGATAGTATGCACGGTACATAAAACTTTAAATAACATCACTGGCGCGTTGCCACATAGGTTTCGGTCGTTTCCTAATGTACCTTACTTACTACTATAAAAAGAACTTACATTCGCCTTGTCGTACCAAACTGAGTTACTTTCTAGTCGCTTAAAAGATCTAGaaatattatacaaatataCAAATCACTGAAGTCTACATTAAACACTCTTCTAGCTATTTTAGGCTAATGATACCTGTAAAAATATAAGTAGCTTAAAAATAACGATTAAACGAACTTGATGAGTCATCTGTGAATTGAGCTTTTGATTTTCTTCTAATAGTACGCGGACTTTCGCTTTCAAATACCGATTTTGAGCTTTCAGACCTAGACCTTCAGTAGGTTCTGGAAGAACATTTCGGTCGTTTATTTCATCCTTGCCTGAATAAAGCTGAAGCGTAGACAGCAAGAGAAAAAAGAGTTACAGGGAACCAAAGTATCTCATCAATTGGCTGTATAACACCATATTTAACGACTTGATCTATCGAAAAATCTTATTTTGATACAGGAATGTGAACTtaatttctattttaccaaCTACTAAACTGAGTTGGGATGAGAAGTAGGAGAAAAGATAAGGTTAAGTAAACAGGTGAACTCTTGGTAAGAGGTCAACTTTAAAACCTTTATGTCATAACAAAAATAAGAATAGTATGGGATATATGTTAAATAAGAACTTTTGATACAGGTTTCGTTTATGCACAATTCATTTTAACGTTTAAGGACATAATCGAAGTAATTAGCCACTTATTTCTACTCTGATCTGCTTGATGACACTTAAACCACTGAATTTGATGACCTTATGGTGATTAAATGAAATGTACTTGTGTTGAGTTATTATTCTTAATTCACGGATGAGTATCTACATTAAGAGTTACCATTCCTATTTTATCCACTGTTTCAGAGTTAGTAAATAGTGTTAGTTATGGATAATACATGAGTGAGCCACTGAAGCGTTGAGTCAGTGTAAAAAAACTGTAGAGGCTggtactatgttaagcccacataggttattctagcctctggacagaccaatctattcaatcttctcaagccacatttttacCCCATCACTTATCCAATTATTAACACCGACATTTTTATATGGACGTATATGCGTTAATCACTTGCCCTAATCATTGTGTCTGTAACTAATTTTGgctgaatataaatattgagtcatgcTTGATAGAAACGAAAAGACTGACTCGCCTTCTGCACTGTacgtcattttgttttgtttcactTTCTCCTCTTTGCTGCCTCCACTCCGTCTatctggatcaacgattgtgTGAAATATACGCATTTAAAATCCATTCTCatcccgttattcactaacgcgatttaagtcgataatcaTACACGGGGATAGCTggaatgtatatttcgataacgaTCATTTGTCAAGTTTTGGGTCACTAAAAGCCATCAAGTCACATGACATCTCTCTCCGTTCTTAAAGTTGGTGTCTGCCTTAGGTTAACGATTGTCCGAACAGTGTTACCTATCTAAATAGGAACTAAAACTACTAGACAGTCACTACGTCCAAATGCCCAGCTTTATAGATAAGCCAGAAACGTTTTCAGTTCAGTAGAAGAACAGTTAAGGATAACGATATCTTTTTCCTTGCGAGTCCCTACTGTGTCGTCTAATGGAATGGAATTAAGATGACTATAACTGGAATTCCGTCTGTCATTCTACTTTCATCCTTAGTGTTATACCTACAGCAGTAAGATCAGGAGAATTCGCTACAGCGCTTTTAGATACCGATAGAGCGAAATGTGTAGGATCTTCACGATAGCTAGGCGAGGTCAGGTGGATATCCATGATCGGGTTGTAATGTATGGGTTTTAAACGGACAACATATAAATGTAACGGGATCCTACATTCCTGCCAGTGAAACTTGTCCTATTTAAAGTTCAGATATTTAGCAAAGAGCGTAGTTTTAAAAAGCTAAGACAAATATTTTGCAAGCTTAGGTTGTTTGCATTAGCTGAGTATGCAAAAAAATAACATTAGAGGACCGATAACAAAAGAAAAGCGAACTTTAAGATGAAGGGAAAGAATCAACACTTGGAAGTAaggtgagactatgatttatggacatttgagcgacgctgaagtgactTTCAGAAGACTTACCTATTTACTAGTATCAAAAGAGATGATTTAGGATTAAGACCTCGACTTAGAATTTAAAGTTGAGAATTAAAGTAGGGTTTTTCATTGCGAAATAGCATCAGCTATATCGCCGAAATGGTGTTTAACTAAATAGATGAACTTTACTCCAGAATCCAAGACCTGCTGCCCTTAATGTCAATGATTCATCTGTAAATTATGTTCTCTCCGAAAATAATACTTTGTTATTCACAACTCAAGCTAGTATTTCTTTACACCATAAAAAGATAAACTAACACACAACTTAAAACAAACCTCGTGGTTAAGTTTGGGTTCGTCAACAAGAGAACTTATTCCGTTTTCAACTTCACAGTTATGTTCAGAATCTCTCTCCAGAAAGTCACTCTTTTCTGTCATAGGACTTGTGCGAAATTATAGTTTATATAAGTACCTGTAACATTCTGGATTTTGATTTCGCTGGATATACGAGCATTCACCAATGCCCTGGGCTTCCTGAGCCTAATACGTTATTTAGTAAACGACGGTAACAAATAAACTACAAGTATTTTGCCTGCGCTTCTCAAAAGATCATTTGTTTTGGCCTCCAGCAAAGAGTTTATATGTCTTGAAAATAAAATAGCAGTAACTTGTACCTATAGTTATATTCTTTATCCAGACATCCACTCCCAGGATTCGCCAATGCTTCACGCACCAAGGAGCTCATGAACAGCGGGGTCGCGAAGGTCAACAAAATACGTATTTGTATTgctatatttaaaaaatacgACGTTTTCTTTTTGAGCTCAGAGCCAATTAAAAAAGCAAAAAAGGGTGATTTTATCTTTCTGAGCATGTAGTTAGTGCTCAAAATACTCCACTATTAGAAAACAAGTTGACTATCTTAAAATACACAGAGCTTGTAATGTCTAGTACAAATCAACACTCATATGATTCATCCAAGCTTCTGTACAGACCATAATAATCCGGACAGAACGCAACACCTAGTAATTTCTACCTTCATAATAACTCTTTTCTTTTCACGGGAAATTGTGGCCTACATGTGTGAAGAAATAACATCACTTACAGTAGGGTTACTTTCTCTCGGGTGCTGAATTTCAGGGGATTTAGATAAGTTTATCGGCAATGGGATAATTTTAACGTCAGAGATTTGTTCAGAATCAGCCTTGATTCAAGATTCAGATGCGTCCGGTACCTTGATACTAGTGGTCTGTAAATAAGTAAAGATGAATgatggctagaagtggaatctaggatgcgcgTTTAGTTCTTTTTAGACCCGTCGGCTGGATGAGCCTGTAGCTAGATGGATAGGACGATGGAGTTTGAAGaaaacggtactgggttagagtcccgggttgaacatcaactctgagattcaggtacatccagctgacgagtctcgaaTAGGATGGACCGTGAGTACCAGGTTGAACTGCTGGCCACcgtccatttttgcttataatatttTTGACTTAAGACCATTTCGAGGCATTTCGGAGTCCAAACTCACGAGAATGCAGAAAACAACCGAACTGTGTGATAATACGGAGGCTGCATTCAACCTTGACAGTACCATTTCTGCGTTATTTCGTACGCTTCTGTACACTAGTATGGTAACACATTTGGAACGTCATTCTATCAACTTCAAGGCCCAGCCATAAGGTTTTCTTAGTTCCACATTTTCGTTTATAATTGCTGTAAATTCCCTTCGTCATTAGACGAAAGCACATTTTATGTGCTTACTGAACCGTCGGCTCACTTATCCACTTTTTGTTTCTTCTTCACGATCCTCTCACACACTGCTCTTCACACTCTTCTGACAGATAAAACAACCTCAGACTGGATGAAGATCTAACAAAAGCTGAACACAACAGTATATCTATTTATAGACCAAGTATTATGTTCTGATTATATGAACCACGAAGCGTGTGACTGAGAGCTCTAAAGGCacacaactattgaaaatccgAGAATTCTGTATCTTATATGACGATGGATAAATAATCACAGGAAGCCTCCCAGGATGTTCGTCAGATAACAAATCCAGATACGCGACTTTAAGCAGGGAGTTTCTGACCGTGCATTGTAACTCTTTCGATACTTTGCACAATTCATTATATCTAGGTGTCTGAGTATTTCTAAGGTTTATGCGACAACGATTTTGTAGTTCTAAAATGAATTAAGACATTAGGAAGTGGGAATACTGCCGTGTAAGTTGGTGAAACTAATAAACAACTGAACTTTGAAATTCCCCTAATTTAGCCTTCGGCTTTGATGTATGTTTTGACAGCGGTGTGACCTCTACCGCTTTATCTTCCCATATGTACTGACTAATTCACACTACTACTCCGTGTCGTAACTATGAAAACCCTTATCGCCTACACCATAGGGCGCTCTCGCTAAACAATGGTTTACTGGCTTTGGTTATTCGTTGTATATTACAGCCAATAATCGATCCCAATACTGATTCCGAAAAAATATTTGTCTATTACAAGCACAGTGGTTACATTGGGGTCTTTTTCAACTAAGAATCCATCACACTAAACAGAGTCaatattattttccacatttgCGGTAGAATGAGATTTAACTGTAAGTGCACTGCAGCTGAACACATTCGTGCAACAGCAATTTGAATTCCGGGAAGTTTGTGGAATTTTAATCATCTTAAGTGAACACAGACTTTGCCTCCTAAATCAGCAATCCTACAAACCCCAAATTCTATGTCACTCCTCACGCTCTTGAGATATATGGAACAAGTCTTTGAACGCACAGTCCTCGATATAGCTTATAAAGTGTTCCACaatgttaaaaaaagaaacCAAAGTATGGTACcactaaaaatttaaaaatggaGAATACGAAGTCTCTCTGCTTGTAAGGAGGCCTCTTTGCAGATGATATACCCACCAAACCAAAAAAACTATGAGCACAAGAATATTAAAATCATTGACTTATTTTGGTCACATAGCGCTATTGTTGGTTGGTCCACAAATGGTTCACCAATGTGGAAGAATAATGAGACAG
This window encodes:
- the TP53RK_1 gene encoding TP53 regulating kinase, variant 2 (EggNog:ENOG410V7A2~COG:T) → MTEKSDFLERDSEHNCEVENGISSLVDEPKLNHELYSGKDEINDRNVLPEPTEGLGLKAQNRYLKAKVRVLLEENQKLNSQMTHQNDEIVRMKSRMQELEEERNRLHRVTSAHSSQLEKMKKSLGETRVHCNELETEKTNYKKDYDSLKRNSDQQVLEIKSLTTRLNRAIEESDRYKAELEKVRSSTRESVGSMRHNMDDLMAENKRLEKQKSELISTFKKQMKLIDILRRQKMLIEASKCLQITEDEFLKALDW